Genomic window (Deferribacter desulfuricans SSM1):
GCCAATTGAAATTCAATTGCAGGTTTAGGCATACCCTTTGCTGAATATACTTCATATAATACTGTTAAAGTGTTCAACAAAGTATCCAATTTGTCTGACATATTGTTTATAAAATCCTCTTTTACTTTTTTACGTAATTCTTCATTTGTTTGATCTGTGGACTGTAAAAATGATTTAATCGTTTTTGTTTCTTCAATTAATTGGTTTGTAACCTGGTTAATGATATTGCTTTTGATATTATTAACTATATAAAAACCTAAAATAATATAAAATATTATAATAATACTAATTAGATACACAAATATTTTTGTAGACAAGCTCATATTATACCACTTTGCTTTTAATGGCATAAAACACCTCACCAGTTAATATTTTTTATATTATTTATTATATGTAATTTAATATAACAAATTATATAAAAATATTAAAAATAGTTATAATAATTATAAATTACTATAATTATATTATATTATTAAAAAATATTATCTAAATATTTTATCTATTCTATCTAATATTTCTCTTTTAAAAAGTACTTTACTCTTTTTTGCAGAACCTAATTTTATATAATCTCTTCCAGTTTTAAATTTGCCTTGAACCATCCATTTTCTTACAGTAGATACTGTTACACGTAAAATATCAGCTAATTCTTCGTAAGTTAAAAAATCTTCTTTTCCCTTTCTAATAATTTGTTCTGCAATATTATTAGGTTTCATACTATACTCCACTCCCCAAGTATTTTTCATATTATCTATTTTTAATAATATTTCTTTTTTAAATAAAACTTTGCCTTTTTTACTTCTCTTATTACCTTTTTTTCCTAATTTAACGTAGTCATCACCTTCTTTGAATTTACCTCTATTCATCCAAGCTATTAATGTATTTTTTGATATTTCACTAACTTCTGCTAACTCATCATAACTTAAGTAATATATATTTTCATCCTTTAATATTTTTATATATTTTTTCTTTAATTGATTTACATTCATATACATCACCTCTCATATAAATTTTACTTTCATATAAATTTTATATAATCTATCTAATTTATGTTATTTTTTATTACTTCTTTTTTTCTCCCAAGATAATATTATTTTATTAACACGTTTAAGAATATCTTTTTTAAATAATAAAATGCTTTTTTTGTGAGGTCCTAATTTTATATAATCCCTTCCAGCTTTAAATCTACATTCAGAAACCCAATTTCTTAAAGTATATTTACTTACTTTTAAAATATTTGCTAACTCATCATAAGTTAAATAATTTTCTTTATTAATTTTTTGATACTCAATTTCTTGCATTACTGTTCTGGCCATAAAATACTCCTTTTTATTAATTGATACTATTTGCTTCCTTATATCAATTATTATACAATAATTTTATATATTTGTAAAGTAATTTTTTATAAAAATATAAAATAACTTTTTTATACTTTAAACTATTAATTTCTTATCAAATCAATAAAAGTGATATAAAAACTAAGAAAACTAACAAT
Coding sequences:
- a CDS encoding helix-turn-helix domain-containing protein, whose protein sequence is MNVNQLKKKYIKILKDENIYYLSYDELAEVSEISKNTLIAWMNRGKFKEGDDYVKLGKKGNKRSKKGKVLFKKEILLKIDNMKNTWGVEYSMKPNNIAEQIIRKGKEDFLTYEELADILRVTVSTVRKWMVQGKFKTGRDYIKLGSAKKSKVLFKREILDRIDKIFR
- a CDS encoding helix-turn-helix domain-containing protein, whose product is MARTVMQEIEYQKINKENYLTYDELANILKVSKYTLRNWVSECRFKAGRDYIKLGPHKKSILLFKKDILKRVNKIILSWEKKRSNKK